One Gordonia mangrovi genomic region harbors:
- a CDS encoding DUF4012 domain-containing protein, with amino-acid sequence MIRRVLGNRIVQICLVLAVLMIAVLLWLGFSALKVRGDLDDARSEASKARSLALDGDQEAAGQAADAAADKARSASDWSHGIVWSAAASIPWLGDPLQSVQQMSDAVESLATDVLVPSAELASVLNPAELRDGNTLDTAPLAEAEPQLAQVAATSSEIAAQVEAIDPSWLGVVSDAHTQLQEQVDEAAATMTGTHVAAQLVPTMLGGDGPRNYFLAFQTPSEARGTGGLVGGFAILNARNGRVTVPTLGANSTFRDPVRPQIDLGPDYDAIYSSYRPYTDFRNNNLSAHFPDAAKIWIANWKRQSGQQLDGAMALDPIALSYVLKVTGPVTLPDGEKITADNVVPITLSTSYERFRGDSAERKLYLQSIAKAVVDQAVSSGGDTGALLEALGHGVQERRIMIYSTHPDEQRILESTELGHQISDTTAPYLQVAIGNAGGNKLDYYLRRDISYTAGECSGDTRESKVVVKLTNTLDDLTLSDYVIAPNGTVRSMPKGTNLSNVEMLTTKGSVVKEITVDGSSPMRVEQPLNGRPYVATAVQIPPGETVTIELTLEEPTLARGEAVVPIQPLVDDPTVQVDVPVCGE; translated from the coding sequence ATGATCCGACGTGTTCTCGGCAACCGCATCGTGCAGATCTGCCTGGTGCTGGCGGTGCTGATGATCGCCGTGCTGCTGTGGCTGGGGTTTTCGGCGCTGAAGGTGCGCGGCGACCTCGACGACGCACGTTCCGAGGCGTCGAAGGCCCGGTCGCTGGCGCTCGACGGCGACCAGGAGGCCGCCGGGCAGGCCGCCGACGCCGCCGCCGACAAGGCGCGCAGCGCATCGGACTGGTCGCACGGCATCGTATGGTCGGCGGCCGCGTCGATCCCGTGGCTGGGTGATCCGCTGCAATCGGTGCAGCAGATGAGCGACGCGGTGGAGTCGTTGGCCACCGACGTGCTGGTGCCGTCGGCGGAGTTGGCGTCGGTGCTCAACCCGGCCGAACTCCGGGACGGCAACACCCTCGACACCGCGCCGCTCGCCGAAGCGGAACCGCAACTGGCGCAGGTGGCGGCTACATCGTCGGAGATCGCCGCGCAGGTGGAGGCCATCGACCCGAGCTGGCTGGGTGTGGTGTCCGATGCGCACACGCAGTTGCAGGAGCAGGTCGACGAGGCGGCGGCCACCATGACCGGCACGCATGTGGCCGCGCAGCTGGTGCCGACGATGCTCGGCGGCGACGGCCCCCGCAACTACTTCCTGGCGTTCCAGACGCCGTCGGAGGCACGCGGAACCGGCGGTCTCGTCGGCGGTTTCGCTATTTTGAATGCCCGCAATGGTCGGGTGACGGTGCCGACGTTGGGTGCCAACTCCACCTTCCGGGATCCGGTGCGACCGCAGATCGACCTCGGGCCCGACTACGACGCCATCTATTCGTCGTACCGCCCGTACACCGATTTCCGGAACAACAACCTCAGCGCCCACTTCCCCGACGCGGCGAAGATCTGGATCGCCAACTGGAAGCGGCAGTCCGGGCAGCAGCTCGACGGGGCGATGGCGCTCGACCCGATCGCGCTCAGCTATGTACTGAAGGTGACCGGCCCGGTGACGCTGCCGGACGGGGAGAAGATCACCGCCGACAACGTCGTGCCGATCACCCTGTCCACGTCGTACGAACGGTTCCGCGGCGACAGCGCCGAACGCAAGCTGTACCTGCAGTCGATCGCGAAAGCGGTGGTGGATCAGGCGGTGTCGTCGGGCGGGGACACCGGCGCGTTGCTGGAGGCGTTGGGGCATGGGGTGCAGGAACGTCGGATCATGATCTACAGCACCCACCCCGACGAGCAACGCATCCTGGAGTCCACCGAACTGGGGCATCAGATCTCCGACACCACCGCCCCGTATCTGCAGGTGGCGATCGGCAACGCGGGTGGCAACAAGTTGGACTACTACCTGCGGCGCGACATCAGCTACACGGCGGGCGAGTGCAGCGGGGATACGCGTGAATCGAAGGTGGTGGTGAAGCTGACGAACACCCTCGACGATCTGACGCTGTCGGACTACGTGATCGCGCCCAACGGGACGGTGCGGAGTATGCCCAAGGGCACCAACCTCTCGAACGTGGAGATGCTGACGACCAAGGGGTCGGTGGTCAAGGAGATCACCGTGGACGGGTCGTCGCCGATGCGGGTGGAGCAGCCGCTCAACGGGCGGCCGTATGTGGCGACGGCGGTGCAGATTCCGCCGGGCGAGACGGTCACCATCGAGCTGACGTTGGAGGAGCCGACGCTGGCCCGCGGTGAGGCCGTGGTGCCGATTCAGCCGCTGGTGGATGATCCGACGGTGCAGGTTGATGTTCCGGTGTGTGGTGAGTGA
- a CDS encoding arsenate reductase/protein-tyrosine-phosphatase family protein produces the protein MGERILDGLAGKAGLSVTSASAGVGAMNGHEMHPHAVEVLGEHGYDGTGFASRYLRPPMLQDADLVLCLTRDHRAKAQQLLPVRWKRMFTLTEFAELADGASGSLDDTIGSRARIDTNSAHLDIADPMGKPKDDFERVFGEIEPKVAGIVDWLAR, from the coding sequence ATGGGCGAACGCATCCTGGACGGCCTGGCGGGTAAGGCCGGCCTGTCGGTGACGTCGGCGAGTGCCGGTGTCGGGGCGATGAACGGCCACGAGATGCATCCGCACGCCGTCGAGGTGCTGGGCGAACACGGCTACGACGGAACCGGATTCGCCTCCCGCTACCTGCGCCCGCCGATGCTGCAGGACGCCGACCTGGTGCTGTGCCTGACCCGCGACCACCGCGCCAAAGCGCAACAGCTGCTGCCGGTGCGGTGGAAGCGGATGTTCACCCTCACCGAGTTCGCCGAACTCGCCGACGGGGCGTCGGGGTCGCTCGACGACACCATCGGGTCGCGCGCCCGCATCGACACGAACTCCGCGCACCTCGACATCGCCGACCCGATGGGCAAACCCAAGGACGATTTCGAGCGGGTGTTCGGTGAGATCGAACCCAAGGTCGCCGGCATCGTCGACTGGCTGGCCCGATGA